One Pseudochaenichthys georgianus chromosome 7, fPseGeo1.2, whole genome shotgun sequence DNA segment encodes these proteins:
- the tmem106c gene encoding transmembrane protein 106C translates to MGAKWSRSESSLSLLPERQNSARQGEDKDSDNDSLDGLVRREDIAQFPYVEFTGRDSITCPTCQGTGRIPSDQVNELVALIPYSDQRLQPQRTKLYVVLSVVLCLLASSLVVFFLFPRSVIVVDDGIHSVSVRFDRFQDKVLMNMTSTLNLSNPNFFSVLVQSVSCQVLYMKMVIGNQQLNNVTTILPLSQRQVNYTVSVEIGSSAPYVYAFCTMPSIKVHNIVVSMQTTVKTSYMVRTSQNSLEAYRYIDCGSNTTRAKHSHPSSGHALSAPLL, encoded by the exons ATGGGGGCTAAGTGGTCTCGCAGCGAGAGCAGCCTGTCGCTCCTCCCGGAGAGGCAGAACTCCGCGCGGCAGGGAGAGGACAAAGACTCCGATAACGACTCTCTGGACGGGCTCGTGCGGCGCGAGGACATAGCTCAGTTCCCCTACGTTGAGTTCACAGGCAGGGACAGCATAACGTGCCCGACATGCCAAGGCACCGGGCGGATTCCCTCAG ATCAAGTGAATGAACTGGTTGCACTGATCCCATACAGCGACCAAAGGCTACAACCCCAAAGAAC GAAGCTGTATGTGGTCCTGTCAGTGGTGTTGTGCCTCCTTGCTTCCTCCCTGGTGgtcttcttcctcttccctcGCTCTGTGATCGTGGTGGATGATGGGATACACTCTGTGTCCGTACGCTTCGACCGCTTCCAGGATAAAGTCCTAATGAACATGACG AGCACTCTGAACCTGAGCAACCCGAACTTCTTCTCGGTGCTGGTGCAGAGTGTGAGCTGTCAGGTCCTCTACATGAAGATGGTGATCGGAAACCAGCAGCTGAACAACGTCACCACCATCCTGCCGCTCAGCCAGAGACAG GTGAACTACACCGTCAGTGTGGAGATCGGGAGCAGCGCCCCCTACGTCTA CGCCTTCTGTACCATGCCCAGCATAAAGGTCcacaacattgttgtttctatgCA AACCACGGTAAAAACCTCATACATGGTGCGGACGTCCCAGAACAGCCTGGAGGCGTACCGCTACATCGACTGCGGCTCCAACACCACGCGCGCCAAGCACAGCCACCCCTCCTCCGGCCACGCCCTCAGCGCCCCCCTGCTGTGA
- the LOC117449457 gene encoding PTB domain-containing engulfment adapter protein 1-like yields the protein MSDTEEDNEISFPVKFLGRVEVVRSDGLEILSEAAQSLKTPDQFSSEKAARKSKVHLFLSLSGIDILENKTKFLLYSCPLSTISFCALLPSSPKVFGFVARHPAADTNHCYLFQSQAFSHLLVSVIGDAFRASKKEESIRGGRDLIVEALRHKNKVLQRENEELKRRLAGQSN from the exons ATGAGTGACACGGAGGAAGATAATGAGATCTCCTTTCCAGTAAAG TTTCTTGGCCGGGTTGAGGTGGTCCGCTCTGATGGACTAGAGATCCTGTCTGAGGCTGCTCAGAGCCTAAAG ACTCCAGATCAATTCTCCTCAGAGAAGGCAGCGAGGAAGAGCAAGGTCCATCTCTTCCTTTCGCTCAGTGGGATTGACATATTGGAAAACAAAACCAAG TTTCTGCTGTACTCGTGTCCTCTGTCCACTATTTCCTTCTGTGCCCTCCTACCATCTTCGCCCAAAGTGTTTGGATTTGTGGCTCGACACCCTGCAGCAGACACCAACCACTGCTACCTGTTCCAGAGCCAGGCGTTT TCTCACCTGCTGGTCTCAGTCATTGGGGATGCATTCAGAGCCTCAAAAAAGGAGGAGAGCATCAGGGGAGGGAGAGACCTGATAGTGGAGGCCCTCAGACATAAG AATAAAGTGTTGCAAAGAGAGAATGAGGAGCTGAAGAGGAGGCTTGCAGGACAGAGCAACTGA